The Oncorhynchus nerka isolate Pitt River unplaced genomic scaffold, Oner_Uvic_2.0 unplaced_scaffold_3441, whole genome shotgun sequence nucleotide sequence TATTGAAACTGGTATCTACTCCAGTGCTCAGATGGACTTCTATCCACTGGTCATTGAGTTTACAGCTATTAGTAAAACCGGTGCATTTATGTTTgttcactgagttacagttcatatggaaATTAGTAAATTGAAATTCATTTAATTTAGGTCCTAGTCTATGGCTTACatgtgactgggcaggggcacagccattggAGGGTATAGGCCCTCAAGTGAATCTGAGGAAGGCTTTTCCCCACCAGGGCTTTATTACAaatactcagtttcatcagctgtctgggtggctggtctcatacGATCCCACAggtaaagaagccggatgtggaggtcctgggctggcatggttaaacctggtctgcggttgtgatgcTGGTTTGCACACTGCCTAATTCTTTAaaatggaggtggcttatggtagagtaaCATTTGTGCGTTCAGCATGCCATTTGCATGCTCCctgaacttgagacatctgtggcattgtgttgtgacagagCTGCACAttttattgtacccagcacaaggtgcacctgtatcgatcatgctatttaataaatcaaatgtatttataaagcccttcgtacattatctgaaagtgctgtacagaaacccagcctagaaaggccaaaacctagaggaacctggctatgtggggtggctagtcctcttctggctgtgccgggtggagattataacagaacatggccaagatgttcataaatgaccagcatggtcaaataataatattccacaggcagaacagttgcaagtggagcagcagcacggccaggtggactggggacagcaaggagtcatcatgtcaggtagtcctggggcgtggtcctaggactcaggtcctGAGAAAGAGGGCATACTTACATTCACTCggaccggataggacaggagaagtactccagatatagcaaactgaccctagcccccctgacacaaactactgcagcataagaGAGACACTGGTGCGCATCTGATGACTGGGCCAAACCGGAAGGATATAACcctacccactttgccaaagcaccaacttaccatcctgagacgaggccgagtataggccacaaagatctctgccacggcacaacccaataaGCTTCTTGCTGTGCCTCAGGTGGATGaaatatcttggcaaaggataaataatgactaacagggatgtaaacacaattGTGCACAGAATTAGCTTTCTTCACAAATGGAACAATTGTGTGtgctttcagctcatgaaacatgggactgaCACTACATAACTTTTTTTTCTGAAGTATAATTCATTGGCTACTCATCCTCACTTCCAATGTTTTTTGTATTTCAGGCTGCAGTATTCCCCAGAACCAGCACTTGGCTTGTGGTTTCACTGGAATCTCGTCTTCCCAGTGTTTGGTGATTGGTTGCTGTGTGGATTCGGCAACTTCCGCCTGCTTCTACCCAATGGATGGTAAATACTCTTTCACAGGGCAAGATGATGTTTGTCTTTGAATAGTGAGGACTGATGTACCGCCTCTCCCCAGAGTGCACTGCAGACCATCAGTTTATCTTTGCCGCTCACCATAACCTCACCACTTTCCCTGTGACTCCCACCAAACTTGTGGTTGCTGGGAAGTCTAGCTGTGGCCCAGTCATTGTCACTGATAAGTTTTGGAAATCTTCAAGTTCTCAGTCACTGAATGTGGAACTCGCCCATGTAAGTGGACAAGAATATTACGTCTTCTGGAATCCTGGTGCGGTTCTTGTTCCACACAATTACTTTATTGTTTTGATCTTAATTAGGAAATTGGCAATACCGTGATCTACACAGCAGAGGCACAGACGGCCGTCCGAACCCTTAACCTGAAGTATGGCATAATATCCAGAGACAACCCCGCAGGTAATTCAGATGTCACATTTTTGCAACAAACAAAATGGGCATTGTTTATTGACAGGTTCTTCAGTTTGGTGTTAATGAACATCTCAATGTCTACACCTTCTAGATTTCTGTCTTTGCTATATGCCTCTGTCCTAGTGTTCCTATATTGAGCTGATTCACCAGTTGAAAGTAGCTCAAAGTGTAAACCTTCAAACATTACTGTTGCAAATGCCACAGAATACTTGGCACTTTCAGAATGTAATTTAATCTCACTAATTGAGAATCATTAAATGCACATGCTGAGATTGACCAGTACCCCTATGTTCGTCTCTAGAGTCATGGTTGAGTGCCGCTACCCTAAAACGCTGGGTACCCTGCCAACAGTGGCGAGTGTGGGCTACATGGTGAAAAGCCCCAGTGTAACATTCCTCAAAGGTGACATCCAAGGGACTGTTTGGTGTCGAACTCAGGATTGCTGAAGGTATCTGGCTGACATGTAAACACGCCATGGCCAGAACATAATGGTTACTGTCCCATTGTTATGACACTTTACATTGCTGACAAGCCCAATGCTAAATTGCTCTTTTACCTCCCCCACCAGACAAAACTTATACCAAGTACCTCAAACGGAACCATCAGCCCCTGCGTCTCTTCCTGGGTAAACTTTGTATCTAGAAGTTCGTCTGACTTCTCCAAATCCAGAGGCGACACTTTTGGTGAACTACTGTCTGGCTTATCCCCGCTCTGCCAAGAAATGTTCTGGTGCTCATTCACGAAGGGTAAGCACTGCAATGACTTGGTGTGACTGATTTGCCTAACGTACTGTAGATTACATATTGGTGGGCCACCTTGCTCTTCCGGAACAGCCATTGGCTTTTATTAGAGGCTGAGATGGGATGGATGGACTCCAATGTTCTCTTAATTTTGGCAATGAGTCCCTTTATGTACTTACCCAGAGTCAGGTCAACTTGTGGCCCGTTTGTCTGTATGCAGTTGAAGGAATTTCTAACCAGCTTTGGCACAATGAAGACTAGGTATCTGCTAGCTTTGGCTAATGACACTACCAATCACTTCCTTCATATTGGCCATAGGGGCAGACAAATGGTATTTAAGTTAATCTCTATCAAAAGTAGatgaagggcctcattgccaaaatcctgaaggaTCCCTTTATGTCTTAACTTTGCCCTTCGTAGCCAAAGCATGACAGCCATTTTGTGACAGAACTCCTTATACCAAGGGTATTCAACTCTCTACTCCTATGAGTTCCAGAGCCTTCTAGTTTGAGGGCCTTGCGCTGCCAAGAGGAAGTTGTCATTGAGTTCTCTATCACCCTCTTCACCTCTAGGTGTGCCAACCCTCAGGACCCCAATGTCTCCATCCTTAAATTCAGCAACCTGATCTCAGGAACCCAGCAACAGCGTCGCTTCATGGTCCAGCAATATCGTGCTCATGGATCAACAGACCAACAATTATCTGGATGAGGAGGTGAGGAAGCAGAATATGGACTAGGATTCACACCTTGGATTGGTGTCTTGTTACATGGTGAATACCGAGGCTTTCAGTGTTTTTTCTATTGTgtgcaacttttttttttttttttttttttgttacacAAAGTCAAAACCTGTTTATTGCTTTTGAATCTCACTTCATTCCTCAACAGATCTACTTCATGTGCTCTACTGAAGTGTGTATGCCCACAGAAAAAAATTGTGAAGAGCGCTGTTTTGATGGAATTAGGAGGTGAGGAAGACTGGGGACTTGCATCTTGATTGGTGTATTGTCACATGGTGACTGATGTACCAGAAAAGTGAACTGTAGTTGGCCTTCATTTCTTTACATTTTGTCACATTAATTATTTAGTTAGTATTTAATCTCACTTAATTTCTTCCCACCAGATCTACTACATGTGCTCTAGATAAAATAACTGAGAAGAGTGCTGCTTTAAATAAAAGGTGAGTCTTGCATATCTTTTGTTCCCAGATTTGAAAGTAACTTGCTTAAATAGGAGCACTTCTAGCTTTCACACTTTTTTTGTTTTTCCAGGTCTGACAATCTGCAGGGTGACAAATCTGATGCTTGAACATGCTAAAGAAATGTGGTAATTTGACTAATgcatattaaatattttttttaatcttgCCTATTTAACTGAGTTGTATTTATTGTAATGAGACTTAGGTCTGCTTTTTAACCCATTTTGTGAAATTGTACACTAACAGTTTCTGGTATACTGGTTTGCACTGCAGCGTACCTGACTTGGGCCACGTAACTAATTACTGTAGCCTCTACACCCTTGTAATTGTCAGCTTTGGTTAAATTGTGCATATGGCAGGTGTCATCACAAATTGATGTCTTGTGGTGACTTGGCTGTTTGGTGACAGACTTCTGTGTGCATTTTGATGCAGCCTAGAGGGATTTGTCTGTTCAAGGACATTATACCAAGGCACTGTCAACAATGCTAATCATTCCCGGTCGGGGTTTTCTGTGCTTAGTGACTCTCTGGATACGGTTTCTTAAAGCAGCTTAAGACTAAATTCACATTAACCATAGGATACTAATACATTTAGCCTTAAGATGTTTTGGGGAAACAAGGACCTGTGCAAGGCAGTGCCTCCCGTCAGCTCATGTTCATTTAACTTCAGTAGCTTTTGACAGCCCTTGCTGGATTGGGGTGTAGTCATTATACAAAGACCTGAGCAAACTGTTGTGAAATGTTTAGCAACAAACCATTTACTGAATGTATAACATTAGTAATTAACCATATATTTGACAttcaggggtgtattcactaggaggGGCTAAACTGACTTTGTCCAATTGACAATTCTGGTTTGAACTTTTTCAGTTTGAGTAAACACTTGTTTTGGGATGCTATTTGTCTAAAGGAAGACACCCCTCCCCATTTACCCCTGGTGATGTTGCGTCACACCTGCACACAAACAATACTTCAAATGGACCAAGAAGCTCACGATGAGTCCCAAAACCAGACCCTACTAAATTGccgttgtcatgtgttgctgacaATTCCGAAGTTGACTTTCAGTGGCGCGGTGATTACTAAACGATGAACTTGGCAATACACGGACTTCAATGATGCAATTCATGCACCCCAATTTGTAGCTTGGAAAACATCTAAAATTGGGAGAATTTGTTTTGTGTGAAGTCTCAGACACGCATGTGTCGTAATTATGCACACCTTTCAATTATTTTGTATGAatattggcaaactccaaacatgTTGGGATAGCGCTTGCTTGAGCCTGCAGCCTTGCTTGGTCATTAACTAATTAGCCCCCTACATAAGTAATAACTTTCACTCCCTCAGCATTGGGACATTTGTGCATATGGCAGAGGTGATTGTGAACCTGCAAATGGGGTGATTTAGGTTACCTCAGTCACAAACCCTGCCTGTTTCTTCAAGCGACTTGATTTAACCGCACTGCTAGCCTTAAATGAAGATCAAAGCACATTTTATGAAATAGCCCATTTTGCCTGTGGAAATTGGATTTGTGTTTCAGCTTCATTTCCAAATCGTATCGACAGCAAAAAAGATGCCAGGGTGGTGTTTTTGAATTTGAAATCAGTTTACAATCTAGTCTTTCCTCTCGTAACTATAACCCTCATCTACCAACATATTTTAAAATGTATACTACCATTCAGAAGTTTGGGGTCAGTTAATTGTCTTTTTAAAGCAAAGCACTTGTCTgttgaaatacagtgtagacgttgTAAATGACTGCTGGAACGGATTTATAGAATATCTAGAGGCACGTTAGCGTTTTTTAAATGCTAAACTTGGATCTGCTACTTGATCATTAAAccctttcagctgtgctaacaattgcaaaCTGTTCTGATTTAAAGACTCACTAAAACTGGCCTAGACTAGTtgagcgtcagcatttgtgggtttgattacaggctcaatggcaaaaagacctttcttctgaaactcgccagtcttttctgagaaatgaaggctactgCCTTAAACCAAGAGACCGTGTTTGTATGGGGCTTTAAAACTCTGTTTTACATTTGCAAACTATGTGACATGCATTAATGCCAAAAACAGAAGCCTCACatatcctcaactggcagcttcattaaatagtacctgcaaaacaccggTCTCTCAACGTCGGTGGAGAGGCGACTGCGGGATGCTGTCcttttaggcagagttgcaaaagaGAGCCAAATCTCTAACTGGCCAataaagatgggcaaaataacacacacTGCACAAATAAGTCTGCCTTGAAGGCCAGCACCCCGGAGTCGCCTCACTGTTGGCGTTCAGACTTTGCAGGTAATGCCCCAGATAGAAGCTGCCCAGTTGACTtgaggtgtctctctctcaaactagacactaatgtacttgttgACTGGGCCTCCccactttctattctggttagacagTTTGCTGTtctatgaagggagtagtacacagcattgtatgagCTCTTcactttcttggcaatttctcagaacaagaatagactgacgagtttcagaaaagCTCTTTGtctctggacattttgagcctgtaatcgaacccacaaatgctgatgctcagaTCTTCAACtacctaaagaaggccagtttgtTTATAATGCATGTCTAGGGTTGTTAGCCCACCTGTCTATTTGGCTGGGttttcctccctcttctctcccaaaAGCAACACGGGCCTAATAAGAGATGGTTacctgtaaagtagtgagtgaCTTGCATGCTATTTTATGTCAATCATATTGCTACAAAGCCTATAACTGATTCTTCGTGGTCTTATGCTCCCATCTATTGGAAATATTTAGCAAATACGTTCATTCACATAAAAACAGTGAAGCAGCTGAGAAACTAATTTTCTTATTAATTCCTGAGATCCGTCTCAAACCTGCCCCACCTATCCCAGCCAATTGCTGGACTTTCACATAGGTTACTTGGTCACACCCAGCTCAAaccacatttaaaaaatgtaaatgaagCTTGTTTATCAGGTGTTCTGCCTTGCAATAATACATATAAAATAACTACATGTTAACCTATGCAATTATTTTGATTAACCCCCCATCAAAATGCTGTTGTACTATAATGGTATTTACTAACGTTACAACAGGTGTTCTAGGCTACCCTACCCGTGAATTAAGGTTAAGGCTAAAATAGGTTATACCTATTGTCGGGTTTGACCCACATCAAATTAACGAGCAGCTATTTAGAAACATCAAATTGTCCAAAAAAACCCATCTCCTGGCAGTTTAAATCGGCTACATCTTGCAAAAAAGGACAGGGACATGCGTTTTGTTTAGGTTTACACCTTTCTGAAAGTAAATATGGTTAACCATGACCAGAAAATGTTTTAATGGCCATGAGCCAGCCATCATTAGCACTATTGGTCATAATAATGTGTACCTAGGCAAACAGTGAGCGTGCTCACAGACTAGCTGTAACTTTGTTAATACGTTACTTGAGTTAAGCAGAGTCTAACGTGGGCATATCTTTTTACCAACGATAGCGACGCAGGCATTGTGACAGAACAGTGGGCTGGGAATAGAACGTTGTTCAGAAGGCGAGTTGGTGCTCAAATGAACCaataggagctggcagggtgaaaaaTGCACTAAAATAAGGCCTGTTTGTTCACGGTAACTCAATTACGGCAAATAGGTGGtaatattatgaaactgggctccacgGCAGATGCAATGAACTAGTTTATATCAGGAAAAAACGTTAAATGTCGTGTCCAGTTTACTCCTGATTCTGGCATCGGCTGGACGTGGCTTCTGCGTTCGTTAAATTCATCTCCTTGTTTTGAATCCGCTTTGCTATATTCCGGTTGACACGTATGGTTGAATGTCACCATGTAGATAATAGATGCTCCATCGAATTTGTGTTGATGAGAGAAACCACTTAACCATTGTCTGGCCAGTTCTTTCAGGTTTACCCAAGTAATTGTTCTTCTTCGATGAGGTTTAACGGTGGTTGGCATCAATATGTTGCATTAcagccacctactagactggagaacaaatCCCTTATACTATGCTTGAAAGAATAAACAAataccctaccataacactacactCACAGAAAAACTAAAAATAACACcacccctactccactatttagtcctacctcatgccaacaacctgaaaggatgggacattaccataacacaccctgtaactcttttCTCCCACACCCAAATGTAtctgccaccacaacctcaattttCTGCGACTTTTGTTCCATCTCAGATTGAGAAGGACTTGATAAAATCCTAGCCTGACATGCCTAGGCTATTGCTTTCACTTCTCCAACCCTTTTAGGTCACAGAACTGACATGGTAGCACAACctagtctcagagcatttcatattattctgcgCATAAATCCGAGACTTCatatagtatgatatgttacgttttgtatggtatgtattaatttgtggatgtccatcacccatttcatatATGTTAGAAATTTGCTAAATGTATATTTTACGAGTTTGCTAAACGTTTGATATTTTATGAATTCTAGgcagctggctaatgttagctaggctatgggttagggttaagggttgaggtaaggggaagggttagctaacaggccAAGTAGTTACCCAAGGTTTCTAATTAGATACAATTCTAAAGTTCTCTGTGATGAGATTtgaaacttgcaacctttgggttaATAGACGTTTGCGTTATACATCCtccccgaccaaccaccctactttcgtTTTGCCTTAACCATGCAAATGTAACATATATTAATTTGGGGTGTCCCGGATTTACGTTTTCTATGCTTCATCTGGTCTATTAGACCAGGCTGGAGTAACAAGCACCAGCACATAAAATAGGACACCAGGGTATTTGGATTAGATTTAGTGCCTAAGACTTCACTTCCTTGACACAATAACAGTCATGTGCTTGTAGGTTTTCCTAATGTACACTTGAAGAACAAGTATAGAGCAGGGACCTCACAATATATTATAACTATACTTAGGTGTCAATACGATATATATTGCGACTCTCTGGTTCTATATGTATTGCTATTCGATACTGTGATTTATATTGGTATTTGACGTTCGagcatattgctcaccatattatgtctgctgcagagggacgagGCGAGCTATGAGAACTAGTTCTGATCTACTAACAACCATCATTGCACAGCAAATTTTCTTCTACAAAACCCTGCTGAAACATATACCATAATTTCCTCTACTGCTCCAGTAGTAAGAACAACCAAAGTTAGGGCTTCCACCTCCACAAACTCTCACAACAAATGTTCCTACAACATTGACAACTAGGCCAACATCTGGAAGTATAACAGCAGGGGACAACAAATACTCTTCAACAAGATCAACATTTCCGAGTACAATTGGCAGTTCCACAGCCACACAATACAGCTACTATCAGCACCACAACTGAAGTGTTGACATTGACATCAAATGCTCCTCAAGTCTTCACAAAAACTGTCTCAACTTCATCCAATGCAAAGTTTACACTGGCAACTATatgcaaattgagaaatctaATACTCTCTTACATTCAACAACCTTCTCTCAAACAACTACAACAAACACCTGAGAGTTTATCTAAAACCTACAACAGCAAATGACCATACCACCCCAACCTCCTCTACAGCTTTGGCAAATCAACATTAACAGTTAGTTTCCCCAACAGCTACACCGAGAGGACAATTCCTTCCACAAATCTGAAAATGTCAACATATTTTCCTACAAAAGTGACAACTAGGTCAACATCTGGAAGTACAATAGCAGAATTAACTCAGCTCACAACAAATACTGCCTCAACTACAGTGCGCACCATAATTCATTGGACAGTGACCttgtttttgttattttggttcTGTACTCTAGCACTTTGAGTTTGAAAAGGATACAATAACAATGAGGGTGAAGTGCAGACTGTGGATTTAATTTCAGGGTATTTTTCATATCggatgaaccgtttagaaattatagAAGATTTTGTACATGGTCCCCCATTTCAGGGAATCAAAAAACATTGGACAGTGACTGCTTGAAGTCTGCGATGCATACAGCATCACCAGATGCTGGGtatcttccctggtgatgctctTCCAGGCCTGTACTGCAGCCATCTACAGTTCCTGCTTGTTTCAGGGACTTATTACCTTCAGTCTCCTCTTCATCATGTAAAATGCGTGTTAGATTGGATTCAGATCCGGTGATTGACTCTGCCAGTCAAGGATTTTCCATCAAAAACCCCTTTGTTGCTCTAGCGGTATGTTTAGGGTTATTGTCTTGTTGCATGCTGAAGTGCCGTTCAATGAGTTTGGAGGCATTTGGTTTTATCTGAGCAGATAAAATATTTCTGTAGTGAGCCTGTTCCACTGGAAGCCATACAGGCCCAAGCCATAACACCCCCTCCACCATGTTTCACGGATGAGGTGGTATGCTTTGGATCGTGGGCATGTCTTTTTTTCCCACACTTTCCTCTTCCTGGTACATGTTAATCATTGTCTCATCTGTCCACAATACTTTTTTTCCATAGTTCATGGGTCTCTTTTAGGTGGTTTGTAGGTGCTTTTTAGCAAACTGTAATCTCGCCTTTCTGTTCTTCAGGCTTATCAGTGGTTTGTATCTTGTAGTGTACCCTCTGTAGTCCTGCTGGTGTAGTCTTCTACGTATGGTAGACTTTGACACATTTACACCTGCATCCAGCAGAGTGTTTTTGATCTGTTGGGGTGTTGTCAGGGGGGGTTTTCTTCAGCATAGAGACTACTCTCCGGTCATCCACCACAGTGGTCTTCCTCAGTCTACTGGGTTCTTTGACATAATTGAGTTCACCGGTTGTTTTTTTTCTTGTTAATGATGAACCAAACTGTTGACTTGGGCATGCCCAGGGTTTTTGCAATGTTCCTGATTGATTGATTTTCATTTCTGAGCCTTATGACGGACAGTTTATTTGCATCGACACCTGAAGACCTGCTGTCTTCCTCATGTTGTCACACCCCAACAACAACCTCTAAAGGCAATAGCAAAGTCTAGAATCAATACTGTTCATCAACAGCTCTCCTGCATTCACTAACGACACAAATGAATACACCTGCTTAACGACACACATCTGTGAAGCCAATTCAACAAATACTTGTAGTACCTTAAAATGCGGGGACCATGAACAAAAGGTGCTGTCATTTCTTAACGGTTCCtccgatatgtatgaaaatactctaaaattaaagctgacagtctgcacttcacCATCATTGTTATTGTATCCTTTCAAACTCAAAGTGCTAGAGAACAgaaccaaaataacaaaaaaatggtCACTCTTCAATGAATTATGGTGCTCACTGTATATCAACCTTTGAAAGATCAACAACCACATCAAACGCAACTACTTTCAGTACAAGAACTGAAGGGCTGACAACACCAAATGCTGCTTTCGTTCTAATAACTGATTCAACAACTTCCTCCAGTGTATAAAGTACTCTGACATCTACTAGACATCTACAGCAGCTCCAACAAAAACAATGTTTCCTATCACCACAACAAAtattacaactgttacaacaatAACAAAGTCTGTAACAGTTATCACACCATCACTGAACATGACAACCACAAGAACACATTCACTATCAAGTACTGGAGGTGTAACCTTCCGGACTGAAATTCCAACCTCAACTAAATCAGCTACGATGCCTACAACCATTACAAAATCTCCAACAACACTTTATGACAAAACCACTAACTGCAGAATCGCCTGTAACCACACTAGAGTCTGCAAGTCCAGTCACTAGGTAAACAAGATGAAAACAATTATAAGCATGAATTCATATTAATAGGGTAGAGATGGTGAGCTGGTGAAGATGGATGATTTTCCTTGCTGTTCTGGTAGTTAAGGTTCTGGTGTTGGAAGTTTGTCATAAAATCACtgcaagtatatatatatatattttttaaacaatctCAAATTGACGTCCTCCATTTTTTCGAAGATTTGGGGCAGTGGTGGTTTACATTACACTGATGTTCCATCTCAAAACTCATGTCCCCACAGAGGATGTTGTCCTTAACACGATCAAGAGGCAACTCGTCACTCAATTAAGGACCCTAAGGATCTTCAAAATGTATATGAAGTGCATTCGGGAAATTATTCAGActtcttccctttttccacattttgttacattacagccttattctaaaatgtatcaaataaAATTGATcttcatcaatcaacacacaatagcccataatgacaaatcaaaaaccgTTTAATTCTTGcaaatgtacagtcgtggccaaaattgAGAATGACACATATTTATTTCCACaacgtttgctgcttcagtgtctttagatatttttgacagtgtaacggttttcttgcggtgaaggagaggcggaccaaaatgcagcgtggtttctattcatgtttaatttataaagacacatgagaaactaacaaaacaagaaatgtgaaaacccaaaacagccctatctggtgcaaacacagagacaggaacattcacccacaaaccccaacaccaaacaggctacctaaatatggttcccaatcagagacaatgactaacacctgcctctgattgagaaccatatcaggccaaacatagaaatagacatttacatttacatttaagtcatttagcagacgctcttatccagagcgacttacaaattggtgcgttcaccttatgacatccagtggaacagccactttacaat carries:
- the LOC135566760 gene encoding zona pellucida sperm-binding protein 4-like; its protein translation is MSEVKILGPNSMLSVLDAPESCGYSLNRGQYQNALTVRFSGCLISRQAGRYTLMVLYVNEAGIMDVSTVSCAASPESSLSSTDHLPLSNGLRNAHDGPPSKCLNPTPRNPSAQNPTKYPGCSIPQNQHLACGFTGISSSQCLVIGCCVDSATSACFYPMDECTADHQFIFAAHHNLTTFPVTPTKLVVAGKSSCGPVIVTDKFWKSSSSQSLNVELAHEIGNTVIYTAEAQTAVRTLNLKYGIISRDNPAVFLY